From the Cloeon dipterum chromosome 4, ieCloDipt1.1, whole genome shotgun sequence genome, the window CACCTTAGATATCGACGATCTGCTCGCCAGGATGTCAAGTGAGGGTATCCTGGTGGCTAAACCAGAGCCAGACTCTAATGGCAACTGCGTCATTCACTTGGTAATATAAAGTTGCCGTTAGTTTTTCATCGTTACTTAAAATAACGACTTTTAGCCGAAGGAGGACACCCTCATCCAAGTGGAGCCAAATAGCACGCACATTTTCTGCCCAGATGAGGCTTTGAGGTCAAAACTCAGGACGATCTTAATGaggtgtttaaataaattttgatgggCTTGTCATTCAAGTAAACTGTGCTTCAGAACTTTGTATAATAAGGTGAACCTGAAAAGgttaaattaagttattttaaaaatactctatatttagtaatttattcaaactctGAGAAAAACAATAGAAaatgctgtgaatttaattacaaaagtgCATCGTTTAAGAGTTAGTTGGGCGGGGGAGGAGGAACCGCGTTGAATGCTGGGGGCGGAGGGGGCACCATCCCCATTTGCATTGGTGGAGGCGGCATGTTAGCCGGCATTCCAGGTGGCCTCGGGGGCATAGCACCTAGCATGAGTCCCGTCTTTTTGGGCTCCACCTTGAAGCTGAACTGCAGAAAGAACTGCTTTGTGTCCTTGTTCCAGTAGGTCCAGAACTTGCCATCATTTTTGTCCACTTCCCGACTTGGCACCTGCAAAGTTTAGATTTCTTTAAGCTGtctttccaaatttaacaaacactTACCTTGAAGCCAATCGTTTCGTAAGGTTCAGCTGCAAAGAGCAGGTACTGCCACTTTCTGTCTGGAGGTTCCACCCTCTGCTCATAGGCGGACATGAATCGGTGCCGAGGGTAGATGTGGTcagaaatttctgaaattttaataaaaataatccactATATTGCGAAAGACAAACTCTGAGGTGCTTATATTTACCAGGGTAGTCGATCTGGAAAAGCAGACTCTGCTGTCCTATGTCAGAGTCACGCTGTTTGGTCACTCTGTAACCTGGTCGAccgatttttacaaatttcttggGCTCCACTCTTGGTTTCTCCGGTTGAGgctgcatttttcaaaatatttaataatttgaaaccaaTAAACAAATGAGAATCTACCTGTCCAGGTGCGTCCTTGGCGTCTTTGGCCGCTCGACGCGCTAAGTTAGCCTGGTGCTTCTTACCCTGCGTGTGGGCCAGGTAACTGCCCTCGTTATTGTGCAGGGTCAAACACAGTTTGCACTCGTA encodes:
- the Sf3a2 gene encoding splicing factor 3A subunit 2, producing the protein MDFQNRAGGKTGGGGVASWSETNRDRRERLRQLALETIDLQKDPYFMKNHLGSYECKLCLTLHNNEGSYLAHTQGKKHQANLARRAAKDAKDAPGQPQPEKPRVEPKKFVKIGRPGYRVTKQRDSDIGQQSLLFQIDYPEISDHIYPRHRFMSAYEQRVEPPDRKWQYLLFAAEPYETIGFKVPSREVDKNDGKFWTYWNKDTKQFFLQFSFKVEPKKTGLMLGAMPPRPPGMPANMPPPPMQMGMVPPPPPAFNAVPPPPPN